In Candidatus Omnitrophota bacterium, a single genomic region encodes these proteins:
- the folE gene encoding GTP cyclohydrolase I FolE, translating to MKEMNKKKIEDAVRQILEAIGENPRKKDLLDTPRRVAEMYEEIFSGISQDPNKELEVILDQKHHEIILLKNVPLYSVCEHHLLPFIGKAHIAYIPRKGRVTGLSKLARVVDILARRPQVQERLTTQIVEIIMSKLRPLGAMVVIEAEHLCMSMRGVRKPGTLTVTSAVRGIFKENEKTRAETLALMKDR from the coding sequence ATGAAAGAAATGAATAAAAAGAAGATCGAAGATGCGGTAAGGCAGATACTGGAGGCAATAGGCGAGAACCCGCGTAAAAAAGATCTATTGGATACCCCCAGGAGAGTCGCCGAGATGTATGAAGAGATTTTTTCCGGTATAAGCCAGGACCCGAATAAAGAATTAGAAGTTATACTGGACCAGAAACATCATGAAATAATACTTCTCAAGAATGTGCCTTTATACAGCGTATGCGAGCATCATCTCTTGCCTTTTATAGGCAAAGCGCATATAGCCTACATACCGCGCAAGGGCAGAGTAACGGGGTTAAGTAAATTGGCAAGAGTGGTGGATATTCTGGCAAGAAGGCCGCAGGTCCAGGAGAGGCTCACTACTCAAATAGTCGAGATCATTATGTCTAAATTGAGGCCTTTAGGAGCTATGGTAGTCATAGAGGCAGAGCATCTTTGTATGTCTATGCGTGGTGTAAGAAAGCCGGGTACACTTACTGTCACATCGGCAGTCAGGGGTATTTTTAAGGAAAACGAAAAGACTCGTGCAGAGACATTAGCGCTGATGAAAGATAGGTAA
- a CDS encoding class I SAM-dependent methyltransferase, whose product MLRFLGSFSEKEWRMNGHSKKDLPYIINIFLSLLPHIEGGNYFELGCGTGILCKFIYLFSPSKIIPYGIDLSQENISLAAKNNPKFRANFFHGDYFRFDFTQIREISTVVIFISSDKPWDRVKSLIIKLLSKNKCNKIILFCYEENFLGSETVISNIFDMLLKKYNYALCRDNKFVVFERLPFVP is encoded by the coding sequence ATGTTAAGATTTTTAGGCTCTTTCTCCGAAAAAGAATGGAGAATGAACGGGCATTCTAAAAAAGACCTTCCTTACATAATAAATATCTTCTTATCCCTTTTGCCGCACATAGAAGGCGGAAATTACTTTGAGTTAGGATGCGGTACAGGGATACTCTGTAAGTTTATCTATTTATTCTCCCCTTCAAAAATAATCCCTTACGGCATAGATTTAAGCCAGGAGAATATATCTTTGGCTGCAAAAAACAATCCTAAATTCCGCGCTAATTTCTTTCACGGTGATTACTTTAGGTTTGATTTTACTCAAATCAGGGAGATATCTACGGTAGTTATATTTATTTCTAGCGATAAGCCTTGGGATAGGGTCAAATCATTGATCATTAAGCTGTTGAGTAAAAATAAGTGCAACAAAATTATACTCTTTTGTTATGAAGAAAACTTCCTTGGCTCAGAGACAGTAATCAGTAATATTTTTGATATGCTGCTTAAAAAATACAACTACGCATTATGCCGTGACAATAAATTTGTTGTTTTTGAAAGGCTTCCTTTTGTTCCCTAA
- a CDS encoding divergent PAP2 family protein, which yields MIKDIFYEFFSNKIFMTTLSAWVIAQTIKVTIGVVRTRRFDFRWFVGTGGMPSSHACGASCLATAIGLQYGFNSVFFALAASFAVVVMFDAQGVRRSTGKQARILNKIMDDIYWQGRIQEIRLRELVGHTPVEVIAGFFLGIAIAFVAK from the coding sequence ATGATAAAAGATATATTTTATGAATTTTTCAGTAACAAAATATTCATGACTACGCTTTCGGCCTGGGTAATCGCCCAGACTATAAAGGTCACAATCGGCGTGGTGCGTACAAGAAGATTTGATTTCCGGTGGTTCGTTGGTACCGGCGGCATGCCGTCAAGCCATGCCTGCGGGGCATCATGCCTTGCCACAGCCATAGGCTTGCAGTACGGTTTTAATAGTGTATTTTTTGCCTTAGCAGCTTCTTTTGCTGTAGTGGTGATGTTTGATGCGCAGGGAGTGCGCCGCTCTACAGGCAAGCAGGCGAGGATTTTAAACAAAATAATGGATGATATTTATTGGCAAGGAAGAATCCAAGAGATACGCCTACGTGAGTTAGTCGGGCATACCCCGGTAGAGGTAATAGCCGGTTTTTTCCTTGGCATTGCTATAGCATTCGTAGCCAAATAG
- a CDS encoding L,D-transpeptidase: MNKKLVISISVVIILIIAIIFLLARKGSGTTLGFRGRISPQAASLIAQANGFEADKDFVQAKLIYQKLIADFPSSRDLAGWQRKIDSLNVGAIASPNQVEGWSVAYEIKPGDSLFKIAKKFNTTVELIRKCNNFASDRIVPGQKIKVVNMPFKIFVDKSQNILLLKSNDEVIKTYIVSTGKNNSSPVGTFKITTKLENPTWFKAGAVIPADSPENILGSRWMGFDLAGYGIHGTTEPNNLGKQVTQGCVRMANSDVEELYMIVPAGTEVTIVD, translated from the coding sequence GTGAATAAGAAGTTAGTAATCAGTATATCTGTTGTTATAATCTTGATAATTGCGATTATTTTCTTGCTGGCCAGAAAAGGCTCAGGAACAACACTCGGATTTAGGGGCAGGATATCGCCCCAGGCAGCATCATTGATAGCCCAGGCAAACGGCTTTGAAGCGGATAAAGATTTTGTTCAGGCAAAACTGATTTATCAAAAACTTATAGCTGATTTCCCCAGTTCCAGGGATTTGGCTGGCTGGCAGAGAAAAATAGACAGCCTTAATGTTGGAGCCATTGCTTCACCTAACCAGGTGGAAGGCTGGAGCGTTGCTTACGAGATTAAACCCGGAGACAGTTTGTTCAAAATAGCAAAAAAGTTTAATACTACAGTAGAGCTGATAAGAAAATGTAATAATTTCGCCTCGGACAGGATTGTCCCTGGGCAAAAGATCAAAGTAGTTAATATGCCTTTTAAAATATTTGTAGACAAGTCTCAGAATATACTGCTTTTAAAATCGAATGACGAAGTAATCAAAACCTATATTGTTTCTACTGGCAAGAATAATAGCTCGCCCGTCGGTACATTTAAAATAACCACCAAACTAGAAAATCCTACCTGGTTTAAGGCAGGAGCCGTAATACCAGCTGACAGCCCCGAAAATATACTGGGTTCCCGTTGGATGGGCTTTGATTTGGCCGGATACGGTATCCACGGCACTACCGAACCCAATAACCTCGGCAAACAGGTTACACAAGGGTGCGTCCGTATGGCTAATAGCGATGTTGAAGAGCTGTATATGATCGTACCTGCCGGAACCGAGGTCACAATAGTAGATTAA
- a CDS encoding acetyl-CoA carboxylase carboxyltransferase subunit alpha, giving the protein MNGLDFEKPIIELEKKIQELRSFNSGKKVNISSEIKQLEDKLAHLKKETYSNLSAWQKVQIARHPQRPYTLDYIRMIATDFIELHGDRLFSDDKALIAGFAKIDNYKVMVMGHQKGRDTKENLKRNFGCAHPEGYRKALRIMQMAEKFGLPVVIFIDTPGAYPGIGAEERGQAQAIALNLREMMNINTPLIATVIGEGGSGGALGIGIADRVFVLENAYYSVISPEGCAAILWKDGSKAPLAAEVLKLTAQDLLRMGLIDDIIPEPVGGAHRDPGKAAKDIKDTLLKALKELTQEDNAQLLKERYKKFRSIGATEK; this is encoded by the coding sequence ATGAACGGACTAGATTTTGAAAAACCGATTATCGAGTTAGAGAAAAAGATCCAGGAGTTAAGAAGCTTTAATTCCGGCAAGAAAGTCAATATATCTTCAGAGATAAAGCAGCTGGAAGATAAACTCGCTCATCTTAAGAAAGAAACTTACAGTAATTTATCAGCTTGGCAGAAAGTGCAGATAGCCAGGCACCCTCAAAGGCCTTACACCCTGGATTATATAAGGATGATAGCCACCGATTTTATTGAGTTGCATGGTGACCGTTTATTCTCTGATGATAAGGCTTTAATCGCAGGGTTTGCTAAAATAGATAACTATAAAGTTATGGTTATGGGCCACCAGAAGGGCAGGGATACAAAAGAAAACCTTAAAAGGAACTTTGGTTGCGCTCATCCGGAGGGCTACCGTAAAGCCCTAAGGATCATGCAAATGGCAGAAAAATTCGGCTTGCCGGTTGTAATATTTATTGATACTCCTGGTGCATACCCAGGCATAGGGGCTGAAGAGCGGGGCCAGGCTCAGGCGATAGCTTTAAATTTAAGGGAGATGATGAATATAAATACCCCTTTAATTGCAACTGTTATAGGCGAAGGCGGTTCAGGAGGAGCCTTGGGCATAGGGATAGCCGACAGGGTTTTCGTGCTTGAGAATGCCTACTATTCAGTTATATCTCCTGAAGGGTGCGCTGCCATATTATGGAAAGACGGCTCAAAAGCGCCTCTTGCCGCAGAAGTGCTTAAACTTACTGCTCAGGATCTGTTGAGGATGGGATTGATCGACGATATAATCCCTGAACCTGTAGGCGGCGCCCATCGTGACCCGGGGAAAGCAGCAAAGGATATAAAAGACACACTGTTGAAAGCACTTAAAGAGCTAACCCAGGAAGATAATGCTCAGCTATTGAAAGAGCGCTATAAGAAATTTCGAAGTATCGGGGCGACAGAAAAATGA
- a CDS encoding PAS domain S-box protein — protein sequence MDKPKEKTGLSLQEKLLSFQSLINNFPIPIFYKDLKGNYLGCNLAFKQYLGLDKSDIIGKSAYDISPVDLAINHKERDQELCEKGGSQKYETAVLGADGLRHNVEFYKEVFYDEKGNKAGIIGIIFDITERKKKEELLKEARQELEIRVKVRTAEIAKINEDLRKEINERKRAEEALRESEETYRALVNNSLFGAFIIQDEKIVFVNPKMMEVMGYSQQEALNEDIFAFVHPEDKEKVRNYYHLRLTGKDAPSVYEARGIAKDGKVIYWQVQASLINYRNRPAIFVNLVDITARKEFEDKLEKSKEEIRMYLDIANVIILIIDKDSKVRLINKKGCNVLGYNDYKEIIGKDWFNTFLPKKYRNKVKEVFEELMAGKVKEFGEAENPVITRDGKEKVILWHNSLIKDPGGKIVATISSGQDITERKAVEKKIAHMNLELNRTNKKLKQLALLDLGTGVYNHRYLTEIIEAEFYRARRYAHPLSAIMMDVDYFKSINDVYGHKFGDMVLKQLATQLKKMVRKYDIIVRFGGEEFVIISPGADRSTALVLAQRLLDAVNLYNFGNKIHSVKIRMSVAVVSYPEDKSVKGMDLIDEAAEIVNKIKEKGGNAVSCSLDLKKVKTRVKVNHKAHDNVKSLQRRVNLLNKRSKENLIEAVFAFAKTIEVRDHGTGEHTERTVGYATQIAKAMNLPQEEIEHIKQAAILHDLGKIGISEDVLNKKDKLTKEEFKQIQKHTQIGVDIIRPIQFLHPIIPLILYHHERWDGKGYPGGLKGEEIPVGARIVALADVYQALTSDRPYRKAFSKDKAIEIIKNGSGSHFDPQIVNIFLNLINIKEKVTKKKRH from the coding sequence ATGGATAAACCTAAAGAAAAAACCGGATTATCTCTTCAAGAAAAGCTATTATCCTTCCAAAGTCTTATAAATAATTTCCCTATCCCAATATTTTACAAGGATTTAAAAGGCAATTATCTGGGTTGCAACCTGGCCTTTAAGCAATACCTCGGGTTGGATAAAAGCGATATTATAGGCAAGAGCGCATATGATATTTCTCCGGTTGATCTAGCGATTAACCATAAAGAGCGGGACCAGGAGTTATGTGAAAAAGGCGGGTCCCAGAAGTATGAAACAGCGGTTCTTGGCGCAGACGGCTTAAGGCATAATGTCGAATTCTATAAAGAGGTATTTTATGATGAAAAAGGGAATAAGGCCGGAATAATCGGGATAATATTTGATATAACCGAAAGAAAGAAGAAAGAAGAGTTATTAAAAGAGGCCCGCCAGGAATTAGAGATAAGGGTTAAGGTGCGCACTGCAGAGATAGCCAAGATAAACGAGGATCTGCGTAAAGAAATCAATGAAAGGAAACGCGCAGAAGAAGCTCTGCGGGAAAGCGAAGAAACATACAGGGCGCTTGTTAATAACTCGCTGTTTGGTGCTTTTATTATTCAAGATGAGAAGATCGTATTTGTTAACCCAAAAATGATGGAGGTTATGGGTTATTCCCAGCAGGAAGCGTTGAATGAGGATATTTTTGCATTTGTCCATCCCGAAGATAAAGAAAAGGTGAGAAATTATTATCACCTGCGTCTAACGGGAAAAGATGCCCCGAGTGTTTATGAAGCCAGGGGTATAGCTAAAGATGGCAAGGTGATCTATTGGCAAGTGCAGGCATCGTTGATAAATTACCGGAATAGGCCGGCGATTTTTGTGAACTTAGTAGATATAACGGCGAGAAAGGAATTCGAGGATAAGCTTGAAAAAAGCAAAGAAGAGATACGGATGTACCTGGATATTGCGAATGTCATAATATTGATTATAGATAAAGATTCCAAAGTAAGATTGATAAATAAAAAGGGCTGCAACGTACTCGGCTATAATGATTATAAGGAGATTATAGGCAAAGACTGGTTTAATACATTCTTGCCTAAGAAATACAGGAATAAGGTAAAAGAGGTCTTTGAGGAGCTGATGGCAGGCAAGGTTAAAGAATTCGGAGAGGCAGAGAATCCTGTTATAACCAGGGATGGCAAGGAAAAAGTTATACTTTGGCATAACAGCCTGATAAAAGATCCCGGAGGCAAGATAGTTGCCACTATCAGTTCCGGGCAAGATATCACGGAGCGCAAAGCCGTAGAAAAGAAAATTGCCCATATGAACCTTGAACTCAATAGGACCAACAAGAAACTTAAACAGCTGGCTTTGCTTGACCTGGGTACAGGCGTATATAACCACCGTTATTTAACCGAAATTATCGAAGCTGAATTCTACCGCGCAAGAAGATATGCGCATCCTTTATCTGCGATAATGATGGACGTGGATTATTTTAAATCCATAAATGATGTGTACGGGCATAAATTTGGAGACATGGTCTTAAAACAGCTTGCAACCCAGCTTAAGAAGATGGTGCGTAAATATGATATCATCGTCAGGTTCGGCGGCGAGGAGTTTGTAATAATCTCTCCGGGGGCAGATAGGTCCACAGCCTTGGTTTTAGCACAAAGATTATTAGATGCTGTCAATTTGTATAATTTCGGCAACAAAATACATTCAGTTAAAATACGCATGAGTGTGGCTGTAGTCTCATACCCGGAAGATAAATCAGTAAAGGGGATGGACCTTATTGATGAAGCCGCAGAGATTGTAAATAAAATAAAAGAAAAAGGCGGTAATGCCGTTTCCTGCTCCCTGGATTTAAAAAAGGTAAAAACCAGGGTTAAGGTTAATCACAAGGCGCATGATAATGTCAAGTCTCTGCAGAGAAGGGTCAACCTTCTTAATAAAAGGTCCAAGGAAAATCTGATTGAAGCCGTTTTTGCTTTTGCTAAAACAATAGAAGTCAGGGATCATGGCACTGGTGAGCATACTGAGAGAACAGTAGGGTATGCCACGCAGATAGCAAAGGCCATGAATCTGCCTCAGGAAGAAATCGAGCATATAAAACAGGCAGCGATACTGCATGATTTGGGAAAAATAGGCATAAGCGAGGACGTTTTAAACAAGAAAGATAAATTAACTAAGGAAGAATTTAAACAGATACAGAAGCATACCCAAATAGGCGTAGATATCATTCGCCCTATACAGTTCCTTCACCCCATAATCCCGCTGATACTTTACCATCATGAGAGATGGGATGGTAAGGGCTATCCGGGCGGTTTAAAGGGCGAAGAGATACCTGTAGGCGCAAGAATAGTCGCATTGGCAGATGTATACCAGGCTTTGACTTCGGACCGCCCTTACCGTAAGGCATTTTCTAAAGACAAAGCCATAGAAATCATCAAAAATGGCTCCGGATCGCATTTTGACCCGCAGATTGTAAACATATTCCTGAATTTAATCAATATCAAAGAGAAAGTAACTAAGAAAAAGCGCCATTAG
- a CDS encoding PilZ domain-containing protein: MTDKIYVDIGYGQGSYCKGYILDISKAGAGIACSCSIPKGEKVDLLPAEGYILPMKAEVVFSDKRSGSPYPFIIGVKFNKLDKEQKNKLEKFIDGLEQRKIKRLSLT, encoded by the coding sequence ATGACCGACAAAATTTATGTTGATATCGGGTATGGCCAGGGCAGTTATTGTAAGGGTTATATTCTGGATATCAGTAAGGCCGGAGCAGGGATCGCCTGCAGTTGCAGTATCCCTAAAGGAGAAAAAGTTGATCTTTTGCCTGCCGAGGGTTATATTTTGCCTATGAAGGCAGAAGTTGTTTTCAGCGATAAACGTTCAGGCAGCCCTTATCCGTTTATTATCGGTGTAAAGTTTAATAAGCTGGATAAAGAGCAGAAGAATAAGCTTGAAAAGTTTATAGACGGCCTGGAGCAGAGAAAGATAAAACGCTTAAGTTTGACATAA
- a CDS encoding PadR family transcriptional regulator: protein MIEQELLLLGLLKERPRHGYEIKTKIIELLKYFAGIDIKSIYYPLRVMEKKGLLTKHTDKHGKRPARIIYSLTPKGQRRFDELLDKSFFHFKRPQFSSDVSLYFLNYARPDTAKRKLRARLFILRKISKELSNVLKSQELRKLPGNLSLILRHNLEMLEAESQFLSSLMSAVKT, encoded by the coding sequence ATGATAGAACAGGAATTACTATTATTAGGCCTCCTTAAAGAAAGGCCGAGGCATGGTTACGAAATAAAGACTAAGATAATAGAGCTGTTGAAATATTTCGCCGGAATTGATATCAAATCCATATATTACCCTCTCAGAGTCATGGAGAAGAAGGGCCTTTTAACTAAGCATACCGATAAGCACGGGAAGCGTCCAGCCCGCATAATATATTCTCTTACCCCAAAGGGACAGCGCAGATTTGATGAGTTATTAGACAAAAGTTTCTTCCATTTTAAGAGGCCGCAGTTTAGTTCCGACGTGAGCCTGTATTTTTTAAATTATGCCCGGCCTGATACGGCAAAACGCAAATTAAGGGCAAGGCTTTTTATACTTAGGAAGATATCCAAAGAACTTAGCAATGTCCTCAAAAGCCAGGAATTAAGAAAACTTCCTGGTAACCTTTCTTTGATACTGAGGCATAATTTGGAGATGCTGGAAGCAGAGTCTCAGTTTTTATCCAGCCTGATGTCCGCAGTAAAAACTTGA
- a CDS encoding PilZ domain-containing protein, with amino-acid sequence METRITPRVDINITIISTIPADQQQKFALTCGSRFEAHALDISEMGIGIVSKYYLPKKLIIEMEIDGTLFGLKDKMITMGEIRYCAFVRTLGYRCGIKFVDPPEEYRKAIAKFVSLYERRKEPRVRLAD; translated from the coding sequence ATGGAAACAAGGATTACCCCCAGAGTAGATATAAATATTACCATTATTTCAACCATCCCTGCTGACCAGCAGCAAAAATTTGCTCTCACTTGCGGATCAAGGTTTGAAGCACACGCGCTGGATATAAGCGAGATGGGAATAGGGATAGTATCAAAGTATTACTTACCGAAGAAACTCATCATAGAGATGGAGATAGACGGAACGCTCTTCGGCTTAAAGGATAAAATGATAACAATGGGGGAAATAAGGTATTGCGCTTTTGTCAGGACTCTGGGTTACAGGTGCGGAATAAAATTTGTTGACCCGCCGGAAGAATACAGAAAAGCAATCGCTAAATTTGTCTCCTTATATGAACGCAGGAAAGAACCGCGAGTAAGGCTAGCCGATTAA
- the mnmE gene encoding tRNA uridine-5-carboxymethylaminomethyl(34) synthesis GTPase MnmE produces MGKLKYTSDTIAAISTSSGDSGIGIVRISGSDAIAIADRIFVSKDKKLPSGFKTYTIHYGWIVDSSQLIVHSSQNKENELPRNNIVDEVLLTVMRAPRSFTKEDIIEINCHGGPVAMRAVLDLALANGARLAEPGEFTKRAFLNGRIDLAQAEAVLDVISAKTEMALRVGARQLAGVLSVKIEDIRSRILEILALLEANIDFPEEEIGSIDFGRLCKAADDIRSRISGILDSANKGKIIRDGIKVVICGKANVGKSSLLNALLKEERSIVTHIAGTTRDTIEEMIDIRGIPVCIVDTAGMLKPRDVIEKKALKRSRKYIQSADLLLLLFDAGKKLDKHDRMLIKKLSKKECIAVINKIDLKARISKEEIKKYFDKVIEISVKKHKNINILEDTFTEWAFKGSYGAESVLISNLRHIEALKSANKLVAEARELMDNKLSAELIAQSLREAISQLDLILGKNFNQDLIDKIFNDFCIGK; encoded by the coding sequence ATGGGCAAGTTAAAATATACCTCTGATACTATAGCAGCTATTTCTACTTCGTCGGGTGATTCGGGTATTGGAATAGTGCGTATAAGCGGTAGCGATGCTATCGCAATTGCCGATAGGATCTTTGTTTCCAAGGATAAGAAATTGCCCAGCGGTTTTAAGACATATACTATCCATTATGGGTGGATAGTAGATAGTTCACAGTTAATAGTTCACAGTTCACAGAATAAAGAGAATGAGTTGCCTCGGAATAATATTGTGGATGAAGTCTTGCTTACTGTGATGCGTGCGCCCAGGTCTTTTACTAAAGAAGATATAATAGAAATAAATTGTCATGGCGGCCCAGTTGCTATGCGCGCAGTTTTAGATCTAGCCTTGGCTAATGGGGCAAGATTGGCTGAACCCGGCGAGTTTACAAAGCGCGCGTTTCTAAACGGCAGAATTGACCTGGCCCAGGCAGAAGCGGTGTTGGACGTTATCAGCGCAAAGACGGAGATGGCCCTTAGAGTAGGCGCCAGGCAGCTTGCCGGGGTTTTATCGGTCAAAATAGAGGACATAAGGAGCCGTATTTTAGAGATTTTGGCGTTGCTTGAGGCTAATATAGATTTTCCTGAAGAAGAGATTGGTTCGATTGATTTTGGCAGATTGTGCAAGGCAGCGGATGATATACGTTCACGCATATCCGGGATTCTCGACAGCGCAAATAAGGGTAAGATTATACGTGATGGAATAAAGGTTGTTATATGCGGCAAGGCTAATGTGGGTAAGTCTTCCCTTCTCAATGCATTATTAAAAGAAGAGAGGTCTATAGTCACTCATATTGCAGGTACGACCCGTGACACAATAGAAGAGATGATAGATATAAGAGGGATTCCTGTATGCATAGTTGATACTGCAGGGATGCTGAAACCCAGGGATGTAATCGAAAAGAAAGCTTTGAAGCGCTCGAGAAAATATATACAATCAGCAGATTTATTATTGCTGTTATTTGATGCGGGAAAGAAATTGGATAAGCATGACAGGATGCTTATTAAAAAGCTTTCCAAAAAAGAATGCATTGCAGTAATAAATAAAATCGACCTCAAGGCAAGGATCAGCAAGGAAGAGATAAAGAAGTATTTTGATAAAGTCATAGAAATATCAGTAAAGAAACACAAGAATATTAATATCCTTGAGGATACTTTTACAGAATGGGCTTTTAAGGGTTCTTACGGTGCAGAATCTGTGCTAATCAGCAACCTCAGGCACATCGAAGCCTTAAAAAGCGCAAATAAACTTGTTGCTGAAGCCAGGGAATTAATGGATAATAAATTATCCGCAGAGTTGATTGCGCAAAGCCTTAGAGAGGCTATTTCCCAGTTGGACTTGATATTGGGGAAGAATTTTAACCAGGATTTAATAGATAAGATATTCAATGATTTCTGTATAGGTAAGTAG
- a CDS encoding ATP-binding protein, whose protein sequence is MLSKVFTSYTYGTEASLLEVEADVSGGLPCFTIVGLPDESLRESRDRVRAAIRNSGYDFPVSRITINLAPACIKKEGSCFDLPIALGILASSGQIPLEPLGRFMFLGELSLNGSIKPIKGALAIAMFLKKLSSVDNIIIPPENAFEAALIEGVNVYKARDLKQAINILSNPEVIEPVKSDLDKFNKNSDYGLDFSEVKGQYFAKRALEVAACGFHNILMSGPAGSGKTMLARRLPTIMPSMSKEEIFEVTKIYSVRGLLSIEDPLISRRPFRSVHHSASGIALVGGGQDPKPGEVSLAHNGVLFLDELLEFRRDALESLREPLEEGRITVARANNTLTFLSRFLLVCAMNPCPCGNFGNPGIPCTCTSSRIAHYRGKMSGPLLDRIDICIDVPTLQFNELVKNKQAEPSSEIKKRVEGARSTQLERFKNEGIFHNSQMNAKMINKYCYLEKDAEGLLKTAVSELALSGRAYDKILRVSRTIADLAQAEAISSEHISEAIQYRRIERH, encoded by the coding sequence ATGCTTTCAAAAGTATTTACATCTTATACATATGGCACAGAAGCATCACTTCTTGAAGTCGAGGCTGATGTTTCCGGAGGGCTCCCTTGTTTTACTATAGTCGGCCTCCCTGATGAGTCTTTGAGGGAGAGCAGGGACAGAGTGAGGGCCGCGATAAGAAATTCAGGATATGATTTTCCCGTAAGCAGGATAACAATAAATCTGGCCCCAGCCTGCATTAAAAAAGAAGGTTCGTGTTTTGATTTACCAATTGCTTTAGGGATATTGGCTTCAAGCGGCCAGATACCCTTAGAACCCCTGGGAAGGTTTATGTTCCTTGGAGAGCTATCTTTAAATGGGTCGATCAAGCCGATAAAAGGAGCTTTGGCAATAGCTATGTTTTTAAAGAAGCTAAGCTCAGTGGATAATATAATCATACCTCCCGAAAATGCTTTTGAGGCAGCCTTAATAGAAGGGGTCAATGTTTACAAAGCAAGAGATTTAAAACAGGCAATAAACATATTATCTAATCCCGAGGTTATTGAACCCGTTAAGTCTGATTTGGATAAGTTTAATAAAAACAGTGATTACGGGCTGGATTTTTCTGAAGTAAAAGGGCAGTATTTCGCAAAAAGGGCTTTAGAAGTTGCAGCCTGCGGTTTTCATAATATTCTCATGTCCGGGCCTGCCGGTTCGGGAAAGACCATGCTTGCCAGAAGGTTGCCGACTATAATGCCATCCATGAGTAAAGAGGAGATTTTCGAGGTTACAAAGATCTATAGCGTACGGGGGTTATTGTCAATTGAAGACCCTTTGATTTCCAGGAGGCCGTTTCGTTCTGTGCACCACAGTGCTTCGGGAATTGCTCTTGTCGGTGGAGGCCAGGATCCTAAGCCGGGAGAAGTGAGTTTAGCACATAACGGAGTATTATTCCTTGATGAATTGTTGGAATTCCGCAGGGATGCCTTAGAGAGCCTTAGGGAGCCTTTGGAGGAAGGCAGGATTACCGTCGCCAGAGCAAATAATACGCTGACTTTCTTAAGCAGGTTTTTACTTGTCTGCGCTATGAATCCCTGCCCCTGCGGTAATTTCGGAAACCCGGGCATTCCATGTACATGCACTTCATCAAGGATCGCGCATTATAGGGGCAAGATGTCCGGGCCTCTGTTAGACAGGATAGATATATGTATTGATGTCCCAACGTTGCAATTTAACGAACTGGTTAAAAACAAACAAGCAGAGCCGTCTTCTGAGATAAAGAAGCGTGTTGAAGGCGCACGTTCTACGCAATTAGAGCGGTTTAAAAACGAAGGTATTTTTCATAATTCACAGATGAATGCCAAAATGATAAATAAGTACTGCTATCTAGAAAAAGATGCTGAAGGCCTGCTTAAAACAGCTGTTTCGGAGCTGGCTTTATCCGGCAGGGCTTATGATAAAATATTAAGGGTCTCACGTACCATAGCTGATTTAGCGCAAGCAGAGGCTATTTCTTCAGAACACATATCCGAGGCTATCCAGTACAGGAGAATTGAAAGGCATTGA
- a CDS encoding MarR family transcriptional regulator produces the protein MPDISINEFADKITKIMPVLVREFSRHSSDELMKGKVSLPQFLIMCYLNEDKEAKMKDLAAYIHVTTAATTGIVQRLVREGYALRVYEPNDRRIIKIRLTDKGRELVKKISEQRKRAVIRVFGKISGSDRGQYLKILEKIKSAVLKDTS, from the coding sequence ATGCCTGATATATCAATCAACGAGTTTGCAGATAAAATAACGAAAATTATGCCGGTATTAGTCAGGGAGTTTTCCAGGCACAGCTCAGATGAATTAATGAAAGGCAAAGTCTCGCTGCCGCAGTTTTTAATTATGTGTTATCTTAACGAAGATAAAGAGGCTAAGATGAAAGATTTAGCCGCCTACATACATGTGACGACTGCCGCGACTACCGGTATAGTCCAGAGGCTGGTCAGGGAAGGATATGCCTTGAGGGTATATGAACCGAATGACAGGCGGATAATAAAGATCAGGCTCACTGATAAAGGCAGGGAGCTGGTAAAAAAAATCTCCGAGCAGCGCAAGAGGGCTGTAATAAGGGTATTCGGCAAAATCTCCGGTAGCGACCGGGGCCAATATTTAAAAATACTGGAGAAGATAAAATCAGCTGTTTTAAAGGACACAAGTTAA